A genome region from Methylobacterium sp. FF17 includes the following:
- the glpX gene encoding class II fructose-bisphosphatase, whose protein sequence is MPVARSLTLELARVTERAAIAAARLRGQGREKEADQAAVDAMRLELNLLPIDGTVVIGEGERDNAPMLYIGERLGTGEGPKVDIAVDPLEGTTLCAKDMPGAIAVTALAEAGSLLAAPDVYMQKIAIGPGYPAGLVDLDASPADNIAALARHKGVDPAQITAIILDRPRHMQLVAAVRETGAGIRLISDGDIAGIIHTANADATGADIYLGIGAAPEGVIAAGVLRCIGGHMQGRLILDSHDKRERAARMGISNPNRKYELDDMARGDVIVAATGVTDGALLKGVRFKPGMIETETVVYRSATGTVRRMLCEHRLGVG, encoded by the coding sequence GTGCCCGTCGCCCGGTCCCTGACCCTCGAACTCGCGCGCGTGACCGAGCGCGCCGCCATCGCGGCGGCGCGGCTGCGGGGGCAGGGCCGCGAGAAGGAAGCCGACCAGGCCGCCGTCGACGCGATGCGCCTGGAGCTGAACCTGCTGCCGATTGACGGAACCGTCGTGATCGGGGAGGGCGAGCGCGACAACGCGCCGATGCTCTATATCGGCGAGCGCCTGGGCACGGGGGAGGGCCCCAAGGTCGATATCGCGGTCGATCCCCTGGAGGGCACCACCCTCTGCGCCAAGGACATGCCCGGCGCCATCGCGGTCACCGCCCTGGCGGAGGCGGGCTCGCTGCTCGCCGCGCCCGACGTCTACATGCAGAAGATCGCCATCGGCCCGGGCTACCCGGCGGGCCTGGTCGACCTCGACGCCAGCCCGGCCGACAACATCGCGGCGCTCGCCCGGCACAAGGGGGTCGACCCGGCCCAGATCACCGCGATCATCCTCGACCGGCCGCGCCACATGCAGCTCGTCGCCGCCGTGCGCGAGACCGGCGCCGGCATCCGCCTGATCTCGGACGGCGACATCGCCGGCATCATCCACACCGCCAACGCGGACGCCACCGGCGCGGACATCTACCTCGGCATCGGCGCCGCCCCGGAGGGGGTGATCGCCGCCGGCGTGCTGCGCTGCATCGGCGGCCACATGCAGGGTCGGCTGATCCTCGACAGCCACGACAAGCGCGAGCGCGCCGCCCGGATGGGCATCAGCAATCCGAACCGGAAGTACGAGCTCGACGACATGGCGCGGGGCGACGTCATCGTGGCGGCGACCGGCGTGACGGACGGCGCCCTCCTCAAGGGCGTCCGCTTCAAGCCGGGCATGATCGAGACCGAGACGGTGGTCTACCGGTCCGCAACCGGCACCGTGCGGCGCATGCTCTGCGAGCATCGCCTCGGGGTGGGCTGA
- a CDS encoding tetratricopeptide repeat protein: MTVVKLRASKAGLIGATALVAAALAGCETYGGGGATASRQFAVLESDATGATTVNIASLSEVIQRNPNDAAAYVTRGAAYARAGQFNDAIGDFTKAVQIDPNSASAYNNRALANRQTGRNDAALQDFSKAIAADPNYGPAYIGRANVLRAQGDLEGATSDLNQAIRLTPESAEAYHARGLVRQKQGQNTQAIADFDAAIDRNPFVAAPYAARGQSLIATNQYDKAIEDYNAALNVNNKDATSWAYRGVAYEKSNRKKEAMESYQRATQLEPGNPIAKQGLGRVQGGVGSLFN; this comes from the coding sequence ATGACGGTTGTGAAGCTGCGGGCATCGAAGGCGGGGCTGATCGGGGCCACGGCGCTCGTGGCGGCCGCGCTGGCCGGATGCGAGACCTATGGCGGCGGCGGTGCCACCGCCTCGCGCCAATTCGCCGTGCTCGAATCTGACGCCACGGGGGCGACCACCGTCAACATCGCCTCGCTCTCCGAGGTGATCCAGCGCAACCCGAACGACGCGGCAGCCTACGTGACGCGCGGCGCCGCCTATGCCCGCGCCGGCCAGTTCAACGACGCCATCGGCGACTTCACCAAGGCGGTGCAGATCGACCCGAACTCGGCCTCCGCCTACAACAACCGCGCGCTCGCCAACCGGCAGACCGGCCGCAACGACGCCGCGCTCCAGGATTTCTCGAAGGCCATCGCCGCCGACCCGAATTACGGCCCGGCCTATATCGGGCGCGCCAACGTGCTGCGTGCGCAGGGCGACCTCGAGGGCGCCACCTCCGACCTCAACCAGGCGATCCGCCTGACGCCCGAATCCGCCGAAGCCTACCATGCGCGCGGGCTGGTGCGTCAGAAGCAGGGCCAGAACACCCAGGCCATCGCGGATTTCGACGCCGCCATCGACCGCAACCCCTTCGTGGCGGCGCCCTACGCCGCCCGCGGCCAGAGCCTGATCGCCACCAACCAGTACGACAAGGCGATCGAGGACTACAACGCGGCGTTGAACGTCAACAACAAGGACGCGACATCCTGGGCCTATCGCGGCGTCGCCTACGAGAAGTCGAACCGCAAGAAGGAAGCGATGGAGAGCTACCAGCGCGCGACGCAGCTGGAGCCGGGCAACCCCATCGCCAAGCAGGGCCTCGGCCGCGTCCAGGGCGGTGTCGGCTCGCTCTTCAACTGA
- a CDS encoding 5-(carboxyamino)imidazole ribonucleotide synthase, with translation MIALAAASYGLKVHIFAPDADSPAFDVSAERTIAAYDDVAALTRFAASVDVVTYEFENIPAEAAEALAAKAPLHPNAAALATTQDRLAEKSFVNGLGIETAPFRAVDTAADLARALAEIGRPAVLKTRRFGYDGKGQRMIRAKGDIDAAAILAEFNGAPCILEGFVPFEAEVSVVAARGLDGAFAAYDPCANEHRDHILAVTRVPAPGIAPQVEAAAIGIARRIAEALDYVGVLAVEMFLVPQADGLSRVVVNEIAPRVHNSGHWTIEGATTSQFAQHVRAVCGWPLGEPSRVGGMLVEMHNLIGADVDDWAGILARPGAQLHLYGKGEARAGRKMGHVTRLIPKT, from the coding sequence ATGATCGCGCTCGCCGCCGCCAGCTACGGCCTCAAGGTCCATATCTTCGCCCCCGACGCGGACAGCCCCGCCTTCGACGTGTCGGCCGAGCGGACCATCGCGGCCTATGACGACGTGGCCGCCCTGACGCGCTTCGCTGCGAGCGTCGACGTGGTGACCTACGAGTTCGAGAACATCCCCGCCGAGGCCGCCGAAGCGCTCGCCGCCAAGGCCCCCCTGCACCCGAACGCCGCCGCCCTGGCGACGACCCAGGACCGGCTCGCCGAGAAGAGCTTCGTCAACGGGCTCGGCATCGAGACCGCCCCCTTTCGCGCCGTCGACACGGCGGCGGATCTTGCCCGCGCGCTCGCCGAAATCGGCCGCCCGGCTGTGCTGAAGACCCGCCGCTTCGGCTATGACGGCAAGGGCCAGCGCATGATCCGGGCCAAGGGCGACATCGACGCCGCCGCGATCCTGGCCGAGTTCAACGGCGCGCCCTGCATCCTCGAAGGCTTCGTGCCCTTCGAGGCGGAGGTGTCCGTCGTCGCTGCGCGCGGACTCGACGGGGCGTTCGCGGCCTACGACCCCTGCGCCAACGAGCACCGCGACCACATCCTGGCCGTGACCCGCGTCCCCGCCCCGGGGATCGCGCCGCAGGTCGAGGCCGCCGCCATCGGCATCGCCCGCCGCATCGCCGAAGCGCTCGATTATGTCGGGGTGCTCGCGGTCGAGATGTTCCTGGTGCCGCAGGCGGACGGCCTCTCCCGTGTGGTGGTCAACGAGATCGCGCCGCGCGTCCACAATTCTGGCCACTGGACCATCGAGGGCGCGACGACCTCGCAATTCGCCCAGCACGTCCGGGCGGTCTGCGGCTGGCCCCTGGGCGAGCCGTCCCGCGTCGGCGGCATGCTGGTGGAGATGCACAACCTCATCGGCGCCGACGTGGACGACTGGGCCGGGATCCTCGCCCGTCCGGGCGCGCAACTCCACCTCTACGGCAAGGGCGAGGCCCGGGCCGGCCGCAAGATGGGCCACGTCACCCGGCTGATCCCGAAGACCTGA
- the purE gene encoding 5-(carboxyamino)imidazole ribonucleotide mutase: MAGASPVAIIMGSQSDWATMRHAAETLDALGVAHDDRIVSAHRTPDRLVAFAKGAKAQGYQVVIAGAGGAAHLPGMTAAMTPLPVLGVPVESKALSGQDSLLSIVQMPAGIPVGTLAIGRAGAVNAALLAAAILALTDADLAARLEAWRAAQTASVAEAPRSDLP, from the coding sequence ATGGCGGGAGCCTCCCCGGTCGCGATCATCATGGGCAGCCAGTCCGACTGGGCGACCATGCGGCATGCCGCCGAGACGCTGGATGCGCTCGGCGTCGCCCATGACGACCGCATCGTCTCGGCCCACCGTACGCCCGACCGCCTCGTGGCCTTCGCCAAGGGGGCCAAGGCGCAGGGATACCAGGTGGTGATCGCGGGCGCCGGCGGCGCCGCCCACCTGCCCGGCATGACGGCGGCGATGACGCCCCTCCCCGTCCTCGGTGTTCCCGTCGAGTCGAAGGCCCTCTCGGGCCAGGACAGCCTGCTCTCCATCGTGCAGATGCCGGCCGGGATCCCGGTGGGCACCCTTGCCATTGGCCGGGCGGGGGCGGTCAACGCCGCCCTGCTCGCCGCCGCCATCCTGGCGCTGACCGATGCGGACCTCGCCGCCCGCCTCGAAGCCTGGCGTGCCGCCCAGACTGCGAGCGTCGCCGAAGCCCCGCGCAGCGATTTGCCTTGA
- a CDS encoding YdcH family protein: MTVLFDNDASVEPADELARLKQEHRDLDGAIDALEVGVVADQLQIQRLKKRKLSLRDRISYLEDQITPDIIA; the protein is encoded by the coding sequence ATGACGGTCCTGTTCGATAACGATGCATCGGTGGAGCCGGCCGACGAGTTGGCGCGGCTGAAACAGGAGCATCGCGACCTCGACGGCGCGATCGATGCCCTCGAGGTCGGGGTGGTGGCCGACCAGCTGCAGATCCAGCGCCTGAAGAAGCGCAAGCTCTCCCTGCGCGACCGGATCTCGTACCTGGAAGACCAGATCACCCCCGACATCATCGCCTGA
- a CDS encoding YdcH family protein has product MSLQTHLTQLARKHEALEREIHDAAHRPSANDLRIAELKRRKLHLKDEINRLRSDTDALH; this is encoded by the coding sequence ATGTCACTGCAGACACACCTGACCCAGCTCGCCCGCAAGCACGAAGCCCTCGAGCGGGAAATCCACGACGCCGCCCACCGACCCTCGGCGAACGATCTGCGCATCGCAGAACTCAAGAGACGCAAGCTTCACCTCAAGGACGAGATCAACCGGCTGCGAAGCGACACCGACGCGCTGCATTAG
- a CDS encoding propionyl-CoA synthetase yields MNPTPAATPPLSGRYTEIHAASLNDPETFWLDAARAIDWDAPPTRAFEAAAGSYGRWFPDATLNACHNAVDRHVAAGRGEQAAILYDSPVTGAKRRITYAQLLTAVATLAGVLRDLGVERGDRVVIYMPMVPEALFGMLACARLGAVHSVVFGGFAANELAIRIQDATPKVVLAASCGIEPSRVVAYKPLLDAAIAASTHKPEACLILQRPQGPADLVAGRDHDWAETVARAEAEGIHAACVSVAATDALYILYTSGTTGKPKGVVRDTGGYCVALKWSMPNLYGVAPGETYFCASDIGWVVGHSYIVYAPLLHGCTTVLYEGKPVGTPDAGALWRVVSESGAVCLFTAPTALRAIKKEDPRAERVGAYDLSAFRSLFLAGERADPDSVAWAERALARPVIDHWWQTETGWAIAGNPVGLGQLPVKHGSACMPMPGYDLRVLDEAGKPVPSGTMGTIALRLPLPPGCLPTLWGSDARFRTSYLATFPGWYDTSDAGIVDDDGYVTVLGRTDDIINVAGHRLSTGGMEAVLASHPDVAECAVIGIRDALKGEQPCGFVVLKSGVDRASQAIEGELVALVREQIGPVAAFKLALTVQRLPKTRSGKILRGTMKRIADGEAWTTPPTIDDAGVLDEIGASLKDRGIGAG; encoded by the coding sequence ATGAATCCGACGCCCGCCGCCACGCCTCCGCTGTCGGGACGCTACACCGAGATCCACGCGGCCTCGCTCAACGATCCGGAAACGTTCTGGCTCGATGCCGCCCGCGCGATCGATTGGGACGCTCCGCCGACCCGCGCCTTCGAGGCGGCGGCCGGCAGCTACGGACGCTGGTTTCCGGATGCGACCCTGAACGCCTGCCACAACGCGGTGGACCGTCACGTCGCGGCCGGACGCGGCGAGCAGGCCGCCATCCTGTACGATTCCCCCGTCACCGGCGCGAAGCGCCGGATCACCTACGCGCAGTTGCTCACCGCGGTGGCGACCCTCGCGGGCGTGCTGCGCGACCTCGGCGTCGAGCGCGGCGACCGCGTCGTGATCTACATGCCGATGGTGCCCGAGGCCCTGTTCGGGATGCTCGCCTGCGCCCGGCTCGGGGCCGTCCACTCGGTGGTGTTCGGCGGGTTCGCCGCGAACGAACTGGCGATCCGGATTCAGGACGCAACGCCGAAGGTGGTGCTCGCCGCCTCCTGCGGCATCGAGCCGAGCCGGGTCGTGGCCTACAAGCCGCTGCTGGATGCCGCCATCGCCGCCTCCACGCACAAGCCGGAGGCCTGCCTCATCCTCCAGCGCCCGCAAGGCCCCGCCGACCTCGTGGCGGGGCGGGACCACGACTGGGCCGAGACGGTGGCACGCGCCGAGGCCGAGGGGATTCACGCGGCGTGCGTGAGCGTGGCCGCCACCGATGCGCTCTACATCCTCTACACCTCCGGCACGACGGGAAAGCCCAAGGGCGTGGTCCGCGATACCGGCGGCTACTGCGTCGCCCTGAAATGGTCGATGCCGAACCTCTACGGCGTGGCTCCCGGGGAGACCTATTTCTGCGCCTCCGACATCGGCTGGGTGGTGGGCCATTCCTACATCGTCTACGCGCCGCTCCTGCACGGCTGCACCACGGTGCTCTACGAGGGCAAGCCGGTGGGCACGCCCGATGCCGGCGCGCTCTGGCGGGTGGTGTCCGAGTCCGGGGCCGTCTGCCTGTTCACGGCCCCCACCGCCCTGCGGGCGATCAAGAAGGAGGATCCGCGCGCCGAGCGGGTCGGTGCCTACGACCTCTCGGCCTTCCGCTCCCTGTTCCTGGCCGGCGAGCGGGCCGACCCCGATTCGGTGGCCTGGGCCGAGCGGGCGCTCGCCCGTCCGGTCATCGACCATTGGTGGCAGACGGAGACCGGCTGGGCCATCGCGGGCAACCCGGTCGGCCTCGGCCAATTGCCGGTCAAGCATGGCAGCGCCTGCATGCCGATGCCGGGCTACGACCTCCGGGTGCTCGACGAGGCCGGCAAGCCGGTCCCCTCCGGCACCATGGGCACCATCGCCCTGCGGCTGCCCCTGCCGCCGGGCTGCCTGCCCACCCTCTGGGGCTCGGACGCGCGCTTCCGGACGAGCTATCTCGCCACCTTCCCCGGCTGGTACGACACGTCGGATGCCGGCATCGTGGATGACGACGGCTACGTCACCGTGCTGGGGCGCACGGACGACATCATCAACGTCGCGGGGCACCGGCTCTCGACGGGCGGCATGGAGGCGGTGCTGGCCAGCCACCCGGATGTGGCCGAATGCGCCGTGATCGGCATCCGCGACGCGCTGAAGGGCGAGCAGCCCTGCGGCTTCGTGGTGCTGAAATCGGGCGTGGACCGCGCGTCCCAGGCCATCGAGGGCGAACTGGTCGCCCTCGTGCGCGAGCAGATCGGCCCCGTCGCCGCCTTCAAGCTGGCGCTCACCGTGCAGCGGCTGCCCAAGACCCGTTCCGGAAAGATCCTGCGCGGCACCATGAAGCGCATCGCCGACGGCGAGGCCTGGACCACTCCGCCGACCATCGACGATGCGGGCGTGCTCGACGAGATCGGCGCGAGCCTGAAGGACAGGGGCATCGGGGCCGGCTAA